In Cyanobacterium sp. T60_A2020_053, a genomic segment contains:
- a CDS encoding Mrp/NBP35 family ATP-binding protein, which produces MLDSKSILEVLKPVQDPELQKSLVELNMIRDVQVVEGAVSFTLVLTTPSCPLREFIVEDCEKAVKQLSGVETVKVNVTAETPQQKPLPDRTSVDKVKNIIAISSGKGGVGKSTVAVNVAVSLAQAGSKVGLLDADIYGPNAPTMLGLNNAPLTVHKSPQGDILEPLFNHGVKMVSMGLLIDPDQPVMWRGPMLNGIIRQFLYQVEWGELDYLIVDMPPGTGDAQLTLAQAVPLAGAVIVTTPQTVSLQDARRGLKMFEQLGTNILGIVENMSYFIAPDDGRTYDIFGSGGGEKASKELQVPLLGCIPLEMSVREGGDNGIPIVIAYPDSESAKALVKIAQQIAGKVSVFALSA; this is translated from the coding sequence ATGCTGGATAGTAAATCAATCTTAGAAGTATTAAAACCAGTTCAAGACCCTGAACTGCAAAAAAGTTTGGTAGAGTTAAATATGATTCGTGATGTGCAAGTGGTGGAGGGCGCTGTTAGCTTTACCCTCGTGCTAACTACTCCTTCTTGTCCATTAAGAGAATTTATTGTGGAAGATTGCGAAAAAGCTGTTAAACAGTTATCAGGGGTAGAAACGGTTAAGGTTAACGTGACGGCAGAAACACCACAGCAAAAGCCGTTACCCGATCGCACTTCTGTGGATAAAGTGAAAAATATTATCGCTATTTCCAGTGGTAAGGGAGGAGTGGGTAAAAGTACCGTAGCGGTTAATGTGGCGGTATCTCTAGCTCAAGCTGGTTCTAAGGTTGGTTTGTTGGATGCTGATATTTATGGTCCTAATGCGCCCACCATGTTAGGTTTAAATAATGCGCCCCTCACCGTACACAAATCGCCTCAAGGGGATATTTTAGAGCCTCTCTTTAATCATGGTGTCAAAATGGTTTCTATGGGTTTACTAATCGATCCAGATCAGCCGGTGATGTGGCGTGGCCCCATGTTAAATGGTATTATCCGTCAATTTCTCTATCAAGTAGAGTGGGGCGAATTAGATTATCTTATCGTGGATATGCCGCCGGGTACGGGAGATGCTCAATTAACTTTAGCACAAGCTGTACCGTTGGCGGGCGCTGTCATTGTCACCACTCCTCAAACCGTATCTCTCCAAGACGCCCGACGAGGTTTAAAAATGTTTGAGCAATTAGGCACAAATATTCTCGGTATTGTGGAAAATATGAGTTATTTTATCGCTCCCGATGACGGGCGCACTTATGATATTTTTGGCTCAGGGGGCGGTGAAAAAGCATCAAAAGAATTACAAGTGCCTTTATTAGGTTGTATTCCCCTAGAAATGTCCGTCAGAGAAGGCGGAGATAACGGTATTCCCATCGTCATTGCTTATCCTGATTCAGAATCAGCGAAAGCCTTAGTTAAAATTGCTCAACAAATTGCTGGTAAGGTGTCAGTTTTTGCGTTAAGTGCTTAG